One Kitasatospora sp. NBC_01266 genomic window carries:
- a CDS encoding glycoside hydrolase family 16 protein, whose product MPTLGRIRAAAATAAAALTIVLAVPGPAHAATTITQDSLTPTSTSPGISTTATLKVHSTSCTTVKQLGVAVRDSAGRNFDFPNSLSNVTICPSGFTYTSGARTFLAGTYTEFGYYLDSAGYHNLTAQTLTVAAPSGTPSNPAQGKSLTFDEEFNQPIAYGTRWIGTTTSAYQYGNHNPNDDKLDWLQQSAVTVAGGVATFTAQPSTHTLENGKQAWNTGLLTTEGSSEGFQVRTNDYIETRVQMPSGIGAWPALWSWRNGDTEIDKYEYHPDNPNLLELTNHVKPSQDYYTNAAAVAPGDWVTIGVLYGANSVSWYVNGVEVFSDTTGVGTSFSAYLILNLSVDAGTYHPAPQNNTPITSAADYVRVYR is encoded by the coding sequence ATGCCCACACTTGGCCGTATCAGGGCTGCCGCGGCAACTGCCGCGGCAGCCCTGACGATCGTCCTCGCTGTCCCCGGGCCGGCTCATGCGGCCACCACGATCACGCAGGACAGCCTCACCCCGACCAGCACCTCGCCCGGAATCTCCACTACGGCCACCCTGAAGGTCCACTCGACCAGCTGCACCACGGTAAAACAGCTCGGTGTCGCCGTGCGCGACTCGGCCGGGCGCAACTTCGACTTCCCGAACTCGCTGAGCAACGTGACCATCTGTCCGTCGGGATTCACCTACACCTCGGGCGCACGCACCTTCCTTGCCGGCACCTACACGGAATTCGGCTACTACCTGGACAGCGCCGGATACCACAACCTGACCGCACAGACGCTGACGGTGGCCGCGCCATCAGGGACTCCCTCGAACCCGGCCCAAGGGAAGAGCCTCACCTTCGACGAGGAGTTCAACCAGCCCATCGCCTACGGGACACGCTGGATCGGCACCACCACCAGCGCCTATCAGTACGGCAACCACAACCCCAACGACGACAAACTCGACTGGCTGCAGCAGTCCGCCGTGACCGTCGCGGGCGGAGTCGCCACCTTCACCGCCCAGCCCAGCACCCACACCCTGGAAAACGGCAAGCAGGCGTGGAACACCGGGCTGCTCACCACCGAGGGCTCGTCCGAGGGATTCCAGGTCCGGACGAACGACTACATCGAAACCCGGGTCCAGATGCCCTCCGGCATCGGCGCCTGGCCCGCGCTGTGGAGCTGGCGCAACGGCGACACCGAGATCGACAAGTACGAGTACCACCCCGACAACCCGAACCTGCTGGAGCTGACCAACCACGTCAAGCCCTCCCAGGACTACTACACCAACGCCGCCGCGGTCGCCCCCGGCGACTGGGTGACCATCGGGGTCCTCTACGGTGCCAACTCGGTCAGCTGGTACGTGAACGGCGTCGAGGTCTTCTCCGACACCACCGGCGTCGGCACGTCGTTCTCCGCCTACCTCATCCTGAACCTGTCAGTGGACGCCGGGACTTACCACCCCGCGCCCCAGAACAACACCCCGATCACCTCGGCAGCGGACTACGTGCGCGTCTACCGGTGA
- a CDS encoding 4-hydroxybenzoate 3-monooxygenase, which yields MTESQNLQAAENLADVVILGAGPAGLVLGSLLHSSGIDCVIVERASREHLRARARAGFLAANTVRILDRHGLGEDLHRYGREHGVCEFRTEDGRFSLDYGRLGSGERHTVYPQQELVSGLLTRFLDSGGRVHFETEALAVLDADSRRPSVTVRGADGRRGRWRARYVAGCDGRHGAARRSLPPGAVRHYRRDHHVSWLGVLAEAAPSLDAVGYAVHRRGFAGHMARSAEVTRYYLECERGASAETWSEDRIWDELALRMRAADYGPLRTGRIIQAGVVELESDVLDPLRHGSLFLVGDAASLISPSAAKGANLAVLEAEILARALVDDLAHGDPEPLARYSARCLAHIWRAQEFSAWMIRLLHGTPGSDSESLFQDSLRRSRLESLRLSRTQQDWFAENYVGV from the coding sequence GTGACAGAAAGTCAGAACCTCCAGGCAGCAGAGAACTTAGCCGACGTGGTCATCCTCGGCGCAGGGCCGGCCGGCCTGGTCCTCGGCAGCCTCCTCCACAGCAGCGGGATCGACTGCGTCATCGTGGAACGTGCGAGCCGTGAACACCTGCGGGCCCGGGCGCGGGCCGGTTTCCTCGCTGCGAACACGGTGCGGATCCTGGACAGGCACGGGCTGGGCGAGGATCTGCATCGCTACGGCCGGGAGCACGGTGTGTGCGAGTTCCGCACCGAGGACGGCCGGTTCAGCCTGGATTACGGCCGCCTCGGCAGCGGCGAGCGGCACACCGTCTACCCGCAGCAGGAGTTGGTCAGCGGCTTGCTGACGCGGTTCCTGGACTCCGGCGGGCGGGTTCACTTCGAGACCGAGGCACTGGCCGTGCTCGACGCCGACAGCCGGCGCCCGTCGGTGACGGTGCGTGGAGCGGACGGCCGGCGCGGCCGGTGGCGGGCCAGGTACGTCGCGGGCTGTGATGGCCGGCACGGTGCGGCACGGCGCTCACTTCCGCCCGGTGCGGTCCGCCACTACCGGCGCGACCATCACGTGTCCTGGCTGGGCGTACTGGCCGAGGCGGCGCCGAGTCTCGACGCCGTGGGCTACGCGGTGCATCGTCGGGGCTTCGCCGGGCACATGGCGCGCTCGGCCGAGGTTACGCGCTACTACCTGGAGTGCGAGCGTGGTGCGTCGGCCGAGACGTGGTCCGAGGACCGGATCTGGGACGAGCTGGCACTGCGGATGCGTGCGGCGGACTACGGTCCCCTGCGTACGGGGCGGATCATCCAAGCCGGCGTCGTCGAGCTGGAGTCCGATGTCCTGGACCCACTGCGTCACGGCTCGCTCTTCCTGGTGGGCGACGCGGCAAGTCTGATCAGCCCGTCCGCCGCCAAGGGCGCGAACCTCGCGGTACTGGAGGCGGAGATCCTCGCGCGCGCCCTGGTCGACGACCTCGCGCACGGCGACCCCGAACCGCTCGCTCGCTACTCGGCGCGGTGCCTGGCGCACATCTGGCGGGCGCAGGAGTTCTCGGCCTGGATGATCCGGCTGCTGCACGGCACGCCCGGCTCGGACAGCGAGTCGCTGTTCCAGGACTCCCTGCGCCGTTCCCGCCTCGAGTCGCTGCGTCTTTCACGCACGCAACAGGACTGGTTCGCCGAGAACTACGTCGGCGTCTGA
- a CDS encoding methyltransferase has product MTSGDTARLRATVDFVTNQDTGTLLPLLLPGLDGPELRALADRCRFAHAALLVFPADPPMLRAELAACGLTADVTEQPSVVVRKRLALRYQRDAAELDVRILRPTVHGPEGEHRVVEVFTLTVPPGSELATIAVHERIQENEAHLAFEVERPDPLVLRGLSSILERHGAVADGGGYNPHEDGTVFYFTAPADSKAGYRRVELYASGDHRDVLASHVGSDRTDEPAETLLRLLTGAWTTQALATCAQLRLPEALDTRTAVDVEALAQTVNAHPDSLATLLRYLAMLGVVSQGPDGFRLTELGALLRANASGSMRPLALMYGGPFYHSFALLSHAVRNGQTGFEQLFGENHFDYFARHPELAERFDRSMAASSRMFEPLPAHPVLTTAGRAAEPRTIVDVAGGNGALLGRVLAAHPSLRGILLERPNVIEAARRSLVPTVGDRCTYHAGDFADVPPGADVYVLSRVLHDWDDDRCREILRDCARAMPAHADLLIIERLLPADGSASLATAWDLHMMCNVGGRERRADHYSRLLESAGLHLVDRSPLPLDAHVLHARKVASPAYVPAPHRVAASCFEGSRPASR; this is encoded by the coding sequence ATGACATCTGGCGACACGGCCCGCCTGCGCGCGACGGTCGACTTCGTCACGAACCAGGACACCGGCACCTTGCTCCCGCTGCTGCTGCCCGGCCTCGACGGCCCGGAGCTGCGGGCGTTAGCGGACCGCTGCCGCTTCGCGCACGCCGCGCTGCTCGTCTTCCCCGCCGATCCGCCGATGCTGCGCGCGGAGCTGGCCGCCTGCGGGCTGACCGCCGACGTGACGGAGCAGCCGAGTGTCGTCGTCCGCAAGCGGCTGGCCCTGCGGTACCAGCGCGACGCCGCGGAGCTTGACGTAAGGATTCTCCGGCCCACGGTGCACGGCCCGGAAGGGGAACACCGGGTCGTCGAGGTGTTCACGCTGACCGTCCCACCGGGCTCGGAGCTGGCCACGATCGCCGTGCACGAACGTATCCAGGAGAACGAGGCGCACCTGGCCTTCGAGGTCGAGCGGCCGGATCCGCTGGTGCTGCGCGGCCTGTCCTCGATCCTCGAGCGACACGGCGCGGTCGCCGACGGCGGCGGGTACAACCCGCACGAGGACGGCACGGTGTTCTACTTCACCGCTCCCGCCGACTCGAAGGCCGGGTACCGGCGAGTGGAGCTCTACGCGAGCGGTGACCATCGGGACGTACTCGCCTCCCACGTGGGCTCGGACCGCACCGACGAACCTGCTGAAACGCTCCTGCGCCTGTTGACCGGTGCCTGGACGACCCAGGCTCTCGCGACCTGCGCACAACTGCGGCTGCCCGAGGCCCTGGACACCCGGACCGCCGTGGACGTCGAGGCGCTGGCACAGACGGTCAACGCCCATCCGGACAGCCTCGCGACGCTACTGCGCTATCTCGCGATGCTGGGTGTGGTGTCGCAGGGCCCGGACGGATTCCGGCTCACCGAACTCGGGGCGCTGCTGCGCGCGAACGCCTCCGGATCGATGCGGCCGCTGGCCCTCATGTACGGCGGCCCGTTCTACCACTCCTTCGCGCTCCTCTCCCATGCCGTACGAAACGGGCAGACGGGCTTCGAGCAGCTCTTCGGCGAGAACCACTTCGACTACTTCGCCCGCCACCCCGAACTCGCCGAGCGATTCGACCGGTCGATGGCCGCGAGCTCGCGCATGTTCGAACCGCTCCCCGCGCATCCGGTCCTCACCACGGCAGGCCGGGCGGCCGAACCCAGGACGATCGTCGACGTCGCGGGCGGCAACGGGGCACTGCTCGGCCGCGTGCTGGCCGCACACCCGAGCCTGCGCGGCATCCTGCTCGAACGCCCGAACGTCATCGAGGCCGCCCGCCGATCTCTCGTCCCCACCGTCGGCGACCGTTGCACCTACCACGCGGGCGACTTCGCCGACGTGCCACCGGGCGCAGACGTCTACGTCCTCTCCCGCGTGCTGCACGACTGGGACGACGATCGCTGCCGGGAGATCCTGCGCGACTGCGCCCGTGCGATGCCCGCCCACGCCGACCTGCTCATCATCGAACGCCTGCTGCCGGCCGACGGCTCGGCCTCGCTCGCGACCGCCTGGGACCTTCACATGATGTGCAACGTCGGCGGCCGTGAACGGCGCGCCGACCACTACTCCCGACTACTGGAGAGCGCGGGGCTCCACCTCGTCGACCGCTCGCCGCTGCCGTTGGACGCCCACGTGCTGCACGCCCGCAAGGTCGCCTCCCCCGCGTATGTGCCGGCTCCGCACCGCGTGGCAGCGAGCTGCTTCGAAGGATCGCGCCCCGCTTCCCGCTGA
- a CDS encoding SagB/ThcOx family dehydrogenase, with protein sequence MRLRRLRCLTCYWYDGSFVIHGYPQPGPVEIHSAAAEVLAAFDTWTTPKEAAAALDHLDQRTVDDAVAALHQLGLLCEEASPEAARDEGLAGSWGPWAPEAAFFHYATRDTPFEAATPELRRELTRDGQPGLFTSYPRADRILLPRTRIPATAPFEQVLHQRRTHRAFTTEPVTLPTLATLLAHVFGPADFIDAEEYGALMRRTSAAGGARQELEAYLGIINVAGLEPGVYHYNVLEHSLELLTEGFTRPEARSLLPDQPAAGQVAFVVFVTAVLDRMRVKYRHPRAYRVSLLNAGHLGQTFALTATALGLGPYQSAAFHDTAVEDLLGIDGTTHVALYALAAGTPAAGSDEATAGLAAFRRTRTLND encoded by the coding sequence GTGCGGCTTCGTCGGCTGCGATGCCTGACCTGCTACTGGTACGACGGCTCCTTCGTCATCCACGGCTACCCCCAGCCCGGACCGGTGGAGATCCACTCCGCGGCCGCCGAAGTCCTCGCGGCCTTCGATACCTGGACCACGCCCAAGGAAGCAGCCGCCGCGCTCGACCACCTGGACCAGCGGACCGTCGACGACGCGGTGGCCGCACTCCACCAGCTCGGCCTGCTCTGCGAGGAGGCAAGCCCCGAAGCCGCACGCGACGAAGGACTGGCCGGCAGTTGGGGCCCGTGGGCACCGGAGGCCGCGTTCTTCCACTACGCCACCCGCGACACCCCCTTCGAAGCCGCCACACCCGAACTGCGCCGCGAACTGACCCGCGACGGACAACCCGGCCTGTTCACCAGCTACCCGCGGGCCGACCGCATCCTCCTGCCACGCACCCGCATCCCGGCCACCGCCCCCTTCGAGCAGGTCCTGCACCAGCGCCGCACCCACCGTGCCTTCACCACCGAGCCCGTCACCCTGCCCACGCTGGCCACGCTGCTCGCCCACGTCTTCGGCCCGGCGGACTTCATCGACGCCGAGGAGTACGGGGCCCTGATGCGCCGCACCAGCGCCGCCGGTGGCGCGCGCCAGGAACTGGAGGCCTACCTCGGCATCATCAACGTGGCCGGGCTCGAACCGGGCGTCTACCACTACAACGTGCTCGAACACAGCCTGGAACTGCTCACCGAAGGCTTCACCCGCCCCGAGGCCCGCAGCCTGCTCCCCGACCAACCCGCCGCCGGGCAAGTGGCGTTCGTGGTCTTCGTCACCGCCGTGCTGGACCGCATGCGGGTCAAGTACCGTCACCCGCGCGCCTACCGGGTCAGCCTCCTCAACGCCGGCCACCTCGGCCAGACCTTCGCCCTGACCGCCACCGCGCTCGGCCTGGGCCCCTACCAGAGCGCCGCCTTCCACGACACCGCCGTCGAAGACCTCCTGGGCATCGACGGCACCACCCACGTCGCCCTCTACGCCCTCGCCGCCGGCACCCCGGCAGCCGGATCCGACGAGGCCACCGCGGGACTCGCCGCCTTCCGCCGCACCCGCACCCTCAACGACTGA
- a CDS encoding fibronectin type III domain-containing protein: MSANQISLVAKAQWLPGGNQWYSTCRVTLTNYGDTDVVNPTISFRVPNGVTASSYSGEVSQDGNTVTALLPSYQNTIAAGTVQELTVGFNLRGGDSTPPAWLPDTFTANGASIDPSQDKEAPTTPLNLRVGSASAASLALDWDAAGDNTAVAGYEVAYSAGDSAFTVRTVRPSVVLYQLTPATEYTVRVRAFDYSDNFSDQSEAVTGTTTAAPADHGDWDVPRAAVVNYLDDPIPQIAAYAKESGVDGFLVGSVTRGFGGTKKPCWVTGSGDGGDASQDATVSDFGKADFTAFTEAGGTVVLSFGGFGEPLEIIETDVPSLTASYQGVLDNYQVSHLDFSFDGALLYDNDAQTRHVAAIGRLLQDNPTLKLSYTLPADGDPTGLLGLTGESVRLLQRLAAAGIQPALINGALMGFGPGAPAGVFEASKNALNGMFTQLQAVWPDWDSAKVWRRIGACPMFGRNFNDKVFTLENMRQLAAFATERSIGCLSGWTANRDADPGAMAQGTGVDQQPFDFTKIIATYQK; this comes from the coding sequence GTGAGTGCGAACCAGATCAGCCTCGTCGCCAAGGCCCAGTGGCTGCCCGGTGGTAACCAGTGGTACTCCACCTGCCGGGTGACACTGACCAACTACGGTGACACCGACGTGGTCAACCCGACGATCTCGTTCCGGGTGCCGAACGGTGTCACCGCCTCGTCCTACAGCGGTGAGGTCAGCCAGGACGGCAACACGGTCACCGCGCTCCTGCCCTCCTACCAGAACACCATCGCGGCCGGCACCGTGCAGGAGCTCACCGTCGGGTTCAACCTGCGGGGCGGTGACAGCACGCCGCCCGCATGGCTGCCCGACACCTTCACGGCCAACGGTGCCTCCATCGACCCGTCCCAGGACAAGGAAGCGCCCACCACTCCGCTGAACCTGCGCGTCGGTTCGGCCTCGGCCGCCTCGCTGGCCCTGGACTGGGACGCGGCCGGCGACAACACCGCGGTCGCGGGCTACGAGGTCGCCTACTCGGCCGGCGACAGCGCGTTCACCGTCAGGACCGTGCGGCCCTCGGTCGTCCTGTACCAGCTGACGCCCGCCACCGAGTACACCGTGCGGGTGCGGGCCTTCGACTACTCCGACAACTTCTCGGACCAGTCCGAAGCGGTCACGGGGACCACCACCGCCGCGCCCGCCGACCACGGGGACTGGGACGTGCCCCGGGCCGCCGTCGTCAACTACCTCGACGACCCGATCCCGCAGATCGCCGCCTACGCGAAGGAGTCGGGCGTCGACGGCTTCCTCGTGGGATCCGTGACCCGTGGCTTTGGCGGCACGAAGAAGCCCTGCTGGGTGACGGGATCCGGCGACGGGGGCGATGCATCGCAGGACGCCACGGTGAGCGACTTCGGCAAGGCTGACTTCACGGCCTTCACCGAGGCCGGCGGAACCGTGGTCCTGTCCTTCGGCGGGTTCGGCGAGCCGCTGGAAATCATCGAGACCGACGTCCCCAGCCTGACGGCGTCCTACCAGGGAGTCCTGGACAACTACCAGGTCAGCCACCTGGACTTCAGCTTCGACGGTGCGCTGCTGTACGACAACGACGCCCAGACCCGGCACGTCGCCGCGATCGGCCGGCTCCTGCAGGACAACCCCACGCTCAAGCTCTCCTACACCCTGCCCGCCGACGGTGACCCCACCGGCCTGCTGGGCCTGACCGGGGAGAGCGTGCGGCTGCTGCAGCGCCTGGCGGCCGCCGGCATCCAGCCCGCCCTGATCAACGGCGCGCTGATGGGGTTCGGGCCGGGCGCGCCCGCTGGCGTCTTCGAGGCGAGCAAGAACGCGCTGAACGGTATGTTCACCCAGCTCCAGGCCGTCTGGCCCGACTGGGACAGCGCCAAGGTGTGGCGGCGGATCGGCGCCTGCCCCATGTTCGGCCGCAACTTCAACGACAAGGTCTTCACGCTGGAGAACATGCGCCAGCTCGCCGCCTTCGCCACCGAGCGCAGCATTGGCTGCCTCTCGGGCTGGACCGCCAACCGCGACGCCGACCCGGGCGCCATGGCCCAGGGCACCGGCGTCGACCAGCAGCCCTTCGACTTCACCAAGATCATCGCCACGTACCAGAAGTGA